A genome region from Paludibacterium sp. B53371 includes the following:
- the phnL gene encoding phosphonate C-P lyase system protein PhnL, producing the protein MSLLIDAQHLSKTFVLHQQGGLRLPVLSDVSLSVAAGECVALTGPSGAGKSTLLKALYANYLVQSGKIGIQHEGQWVDMAQARPDQISAVRRRTLGYVSQFLRVIPRVSALDIVAEPLEAWGWQREAALAEAARWLARLHIAERLWHLPPATFSGGEQQRVNIARGMIAPRPILLLDEPTASLDAANRAVVIELMHEARQRGAALVGIFHDEATRDAIANRIFNVPLARQEEQAA; encoded by the coding sequence ATGAGCTTATTGATTGATGCCCAACACCTGAGCAAGACCTTTGTCCTGCACCAGCAGGGCGGGCTGCGCCTGCCCGTCTTGTCTGATGTGTCCCTGTCGGTTGCCGCCGGCGAATGTGTCGCACTCACCGGTCCCTCCGGCGCGGGCAAGAGCACTTTGCTCAAGGCCCTCTATGCCAACTATCTGGTACAGTCCGGCAAGATCGGCATTCAGCATGAAGGGCAGTGGGTCGACATGGCGCAAGCCCGCCCGGATCAGATCAGTGCCGTCCGCCGTCGAACCCTGGGTTACGTCAGCCAGTTCCTGCGCGTGATCCCGCGGGTCAGTGCGCTGGACATCGTCGCCGAGCCGCTCGAAGCCTGGGGCTGGCAGCGCGAGGCCGCCCTGGCCGAAGCAGCGCGCTGGCTGGCTCGGCTGCATATTGCCGAACGTCTGTGGCACCTGCCGCCGGCCACCTTCTCCGGAGGCGAGCAACAACGCGTCAACATTGCCCGCGGCATGATCGCGCCGCGGCCGATTCTGTTGCTGGACGAACCCACCGCTTCGCTGGATGCGGCCAATCGTGCCGTGGTCATCGAGCTGATGCACGAGGCACGCCAGCGCGGCGCGGCACTGGTCGGCATTTTCCACGACGAAGCCACCCGAGATGCCATCGCCAACCGCATTTTCAACGTGCCGCTGGCACGTCAGGAGGAGCAAGCCGCATGA
- the phnK gene encoding phosphonate C-P lyase system protein PhnK → MNMPILQVRGLNKDYGNGQGCFDIDFDLYQGEVLCIVGESGSGKSTLLATLAGKLPADGGTVRFHDRDGGEHELTTLAEADRRRLARSEWGYVTQHARDGLRMNVSAGANVSERLMALGQRHYGQLRTTAGDWLEQVEIGRERLDDKPSAFSGGMQQRLQIARNLVTQPRLVFMDEPTGGLDVSVQARFLDLTRRLVHDTGIAVIMVTHDLGVARLLAQRTLVMQRGRVVEAGLTDQILDDPQHPYSQLLVSSILQA, encoded by the coding sequence ATGAACATGCCGATACTGCAGGTCCGCGGCCTGAACAAGGACTATGGCAATGGTCAGGGTTGTTTCGATATCGACTTCGACCTGTATCAGGGCGAGGTACTGTGCATCGTGGGGGAGTCGGGCTCGGGCAAGTCCACCCTGCTGGCCACGCTGGCAGGCAAGCTGCCGGCGGATGGCGGGACTGTGCGCTTTCATGACCGGGATGGCGGCGAGCATGAGCTGACCACGCTGGCAGAAGCCGACAGGCGCCGGCTGGCACGCAGCGAATGGGGCTATGTCACCCAGCACGCCCGCGACGGTCTGCGCATGAATGTGTCTGCCGGCGCCAATGTCAGCGAGCGTCTGATGGCGCTGGGTCAGCGTCATTACGGTCAGTTGCGGACCACTGCCGGTGACTGGCTGGAGCAGGTGGAGATCGGCCGCGAGCGTCTGGATGACAAACCCTCGGCCTTTTCCGGCGGCATGCAGCAACGTCTGCAAATCGCCCGCAATCTGGTGACACAGCCACGTCTGGTGTTCATGGACGAGCCGACCGGCGGACTGGACGTCTCGGTGCAAGCGCGCTTTCTCGACCTGACGCGCCGGCTGGTCCACGACACCGGCATCGCGGTGATCATGGTCACCCATGACCTCGGCGTAGCGCGCCTGCTGGCGCAGCGCACGCTGGTAATGCAGCGCGGCCGGGTGGTCGAGGCCGGGCTGACCGACCAGATCCTCGATGACCCGCAACACCCCTACAGCCAGCTGCTGGTTTCCTCGATTCTTCAGGCCTGA
- a CDS encoding alpha-D-ribose 1-methylphosphonate 5-phosphate C-P-lyase PhnJ, producing MNDGQWQYNFGFLDENTKRMLRRGLLKAVAIPGYQVPFGSREMPLPYGWGTGGIQVTASIIGRDDVLKVIDQGADDTTNAVNIRRFFARVTGVATTSRTTEASLIQTRHRIPETPLQPGQIMVFQVPEPEPLRTLEASEVETRKLHAHQEYGLMHVKLYEDIARFGHIATSYDYPVRVNGRYLASPSPIPKFDNPKLDRSPALMLFGAGREKRLYAIPPWTPVESLAFDDHPFEVQRWPHACALCGAEDSYLDEIVTDDAGTRLFVCSDSDYCQQRQEVTP from the coding sequence ATGAATGACGGCCAATGGCAGTACAACTTCGGCTTTCTGGATGAGAACACCAAACGCATGCTGCGCCGCGGCCTGCTCAAGGCGGTGGCCATTCCGGGGTATCAGGTGCCGTTCGGCAGTCGCGAAATGCCCCTGCCCTATGGCTGGGGGACGGGAGGCATTCAGGTCACGGCCAGCATCATCGGCCGCGACGATGTACTCAAGGTGATCGACCAGGGGGCCGACGACACCACCAATGCGGTCAATATCCGCCGCTTCTTCGCCCGCGTGACCGGTGTCGCCACCACCAGCCGCACGACCGAAGCCAGCCTGATCCAGACCCGGCACCGCATCCCGGAAACCCCGCTGCAGCCCGGGCAGATCATGGTGTTCCAGGTGCCGGAACCCGAACCGCTGCGGACGCTGGAAGCCTCCGAGGTCGAAACGCGCAAGCTGCATGCCCATCAGGAGTATGGCCTGATGCACGTCAAGCTGTACGAAGACATCGCCCGCTTCGGCCATATCGCCACCAGCTATGACTATCCGGTCCGGGTCAATGGCCGTTATCTGGCCTCGCCGTCGCCGATTCCCAAATTCGACAATCCCAAGCTGGATCGCAGCCCGGCACTGATGTTGTTTGGCGCCGGACGCGAGAAGCGGCTGTACGCCATTCCGCCCTGGACGCCGGTGGAGAGCCTGGCCTTCGACGACCATCCCTTCGAGGTGCAGCGCTGGCCCCATGCCTGCGCCTTGTGTGGCGCCGAGGACAGCTATCTGGACGAGATCGTCACGGATGATGCCGGTACCCGTCTGTTTGTCTGCTCGGACAGTGACTATTGCCAGCAACGTCAGGAGGTCACGCCATGA
- a CDS encoding carbon-phosphorus lyase complex subunit PhnI produces MYVAVKGGETAIARSWDLLAASRRGDPAETELSLAQIRQQMRLAVARVMQEGSLYDEHLAALALKQAAGDVVEAVFLLRAFRTTLPRLATSLPLDTADMRVRRRISGTFKDVPGGQILGPTADYTQRLLDFTLADATQPAPCPQADAPVAHPLPSVLDTLSSEGLIEAEPVPEGDPEPVDLTRSPLMFPTDRATRLQNLARADEGWLLGLAYSTQRGYAESHPFAGEIRMGEISIRVCPPELGFDIEIGEITLTECQMINQFAGSKTAPPQFTRGYGLSFGESERKAMAMALVDRSLRAGELGEDGHAPAQQQEFVLYHSDNVEASGFVQHLKLPHYVDFQAELALIRTLRQQAAAQQPQEDGHE; encoded by the coding sequence ATGTATGTCGCCGTCAAAGGCGGGGAAACGGCCATTGCCCGCTCGTGGGATCTGCTGGCGGCCAGCCGGCGCGGAGATCCGGCCGAAACAGAACTCAGTCTGGCGCAAATCCGCCAGCAGATGCGCCTGGCCGTCGCCCGGGTCATGCAGGAAGGCTCGCTGTATGACGAGCACCTGGCCGCACTGGCGCTGAAACAGGCGGCCGGCGATGTGGTGGAGGCGGTGTTTCTGCTGCGCGCCTTTCGCACCACCTTGCCGCGGCTGGCCACCAGCCTGCCGCTCGATACCGCCGATATGCGCGTCCGGCGGCGCATCTCCGGCACCTTCAAGGATGTGCCGGGCGGTCAGATTCTCGGCCCGACCGCTGATTACACCCAGCGACTGCTGGACTTTACCCTGGCCGATGCCACGCAGCCTGCTCCCTGCCCGCAGGCCGATGCACCGGTCGCCCACCCGCTGCCCAGCGTGCTGGACACGCTGTCCAGCGAAGGGCTGATCGAAGCAGAGCCGGTACCGGAAGGTGATCCGGAACCAGTCGACCTGACACGTTCACCGCTGATGTTCCCGACCGACCGGGCAACCAGGCTGCAAAACCTGGCGCGCGCCGACGAAGGCTGGTTGCTGGGTCTGGCCTACTCGACCCAGCGCGGCTACGCCGAAAGCCATCCCTTCGCCGGGGAAATCCGCATGGGGGAGATCAGTATCCGCGTCTGCCCGCCCGAGCTCGGTTTCGACATCGAGATAGGCGAAATCACCCTGACAGAGTGCCAGATGATCAACCAGTTTGCCGGCAGCAAGACGGCGCCACCGCAATTCACCCGTGGCTATGGTCTGTCTTTCGGCGAATCCGAACGCAAGGCCATGGCCATGGCGCTGGTGGATCGCAGTCTGCGAGCCGGCGAGCTGGGGGAGGACGGCCATGCCCCGGCCCAGCAGCAAGAGTTCGTGCTGTATCACAGCGACAACGTCGAGGCCTCCGGTTTCGTACAGCACCTCAAGTTGCCGCACTACGTCGATTTCCAGGCCGAACTGGCCCTGATCCGCACCCTGCGCCAGCAGGCGGCGGCCCAGCAACCGCAGGAGGATGGCCATGAATGA
- the phnH gene encoding phosphonate C-P lyase system protein PhnH codes for MLHTAFEQPVDQCQQVFRAVLSALAEPLLPRRLPCLPPPLPGLSEASAALLYSLVDQEVAVWLPPLPADTLESLRFHTGLQICRDVAQADFILLTRGCPLPALTGLKSGTAEYPDRSATLLIEVEQFNTRQIEGCGPGIPACRRFGAVGLAADFWTQWQQNHTRFPRGVDVILLAGEHIAGLPRSTRIQEG; via the coding sequence ATGCTGCATACCGCTTTCGAACAACCGGTCGATCAGTGTCAGCAGGTCTTCCGCGCCGTGCTCAGCGCGTTGGCCGAACCCCTGTTGCCCCGTCGCCTGCCCTGCCTGCCTCCGCCCCTGCCCGGATTGAGCGAGGCCAGTGCCGCCTTGCTGTACAGCCTGGTGGATCAGGAGGTCGCCGTCTGGTTGCCCCCCCTGCCTGCGGACACGCTGGAAAGCCTGCGCTTTCATACCGGCTTGCAGATCTGTCGCGATGTAGCCCAGGCGGATTTCATTCTGCTGACTCGTGGCTGCCCGCTGCCCGCGCTGACCGGGCTCAAGTCCGGCACGGCGGAATATCCCGACCGATCGGCCACCCTGCTGATCGAGGTCGAGCAGTTCAACACGCGGCAGATCGAGGGCTGCGGCCCGGGTATTCCGGCTTGCCGCCGCTTTGGCGCCGTCGGTCTGGCGGCGGATTTCTGGACCCAGTGGCAGCAGAACCATACCCGCTTCCCGCGCGGGGTGGACGTGATCTTGCTGGCTGGCGAACACATTGCCGGTCTGCCGCGCAGCACCCGCATTCAGGAGGGCTGA
- the phnG gene encoding phosphonate C-P lyase system protein PhnG, with the protein MQTRQHWLGVLANSPPDDLQTRLTPWRQLAAAPIWLRRGETGLVMLQGRIGGSGARFNLGEISVTRASCRIGTQTGHGWVRGSDAHHAELIAIADALLQDPQHQAAILDTLITPLAQALQQRREQASRQAAASKVEFFTMVRGE; encoded by the coding sequence ATGCAGACACGACAACATTGGTTGGGCGTGCTGGCCAACAGCCCGCCTGACGATTTGCAGACCCGGCTGACACCCTGGCGGCAGCTGGCTGCCGCCCCCATCTGGTTGCGACGAGGCGAAACCGGCCTGGTGATGTTGCAGGGCCGGATCGGCGGCAGCGGAGCACGTTTCAACCTGGGCGAGATCAGCGTCACCCGCGCCAGTTGCCGCATCGGCACACAGACCGGACACGGCTGGGTGCGTGGCTCGGATGCCCATCATGCCGAACTGATCGCCATTGCCGATGCATTACTCCAGGACCCGCAACATCAGGCGGCCATACTCGATACCCTGATCACGCCACTGGCTCAGGCGCTGCAGCAGCGGCGTGAGCAGGCCTCGCGCCAGGCGGCTGCCAGCAAGGTCGAATTCTTTACCATGGTCAGGGGGGAGTGA
- the phnF gene encoding phosphonate metabolism transcriptional regulator PhnF, translating to MIERGSGVAVWRQIEDRLAEEIASGALRAGAQLPTELQLAERFSVNRHTVRRAVATLVERGLLRVEQGRGTFVQDNAIDYAISKRTRFSRNMASQNLSAEVEIMAADTLPATAELAELLGVSPGAVLYRIKTLSTVEQRVIDFGMAFFPAERFPGLPEVFRRLRSVTLTLAEFGVADYTRRFTRVTARLPEPEVVDYLGIPKNRPVLHVKSLNVDPAGQPVQYGITCFNGDLVQLVMEDEH from the coding sequence ATGATAGAGCGTGGCAGTGGGGTCGCTGTCTGGCGGCAAATCGAAGATCGTCTGGCCGAGGAGATTGCCAGTGGTGCGCTGCGGGCCGGCGCGCAATTGCCGACCGAGTTGCAGCTGGCCGAGCGTTTCAGTGTCAACCGCCATACCGTGCGCCGTGCAGTGGCGACGCTGGTGGAGCGGGGCTTGTTGCGGGTCGAGCAGGGGCGCGGGACTTTTGTTCAGGACAATGCCATCGACTACGCCATCAGCAAGCGCACGCGTTTTTCGCGCAATATGGCCAGCCAGAACCTGAGTGCCGAGGTGGAGATCATGGCGGCCGACACCCTGCCGGCGACGGCCGAACTGGCCGAACTGCTCGGTGTGTCGCCTGGTGCCGTGCTGTATCGCATCAAGACGCTGAGTACGGTTGAGCAACGTGTCATTGATTTCGGGATGGCTTTTTTCCCGGCCGAGCGTTTTCCCGGCTTGCCCGAGGTGTTCCGCCGTCTGCGGTCGGTGACGCTGACCCTGGCCGAGTTCGGCGTGGCCGACTATACCCGGCGCTTTACCCGGGTCACCGCCCGTTTGCCGGAGCCGGAGGTGGTGGACTATCTCGGCATCCCGAAAAACCGACCGGTACTGCACGTCAAATCCCTCAACGTCGATCCGGCCGGTCAGCCGGTTCAGTATGGCATCACTTGCTTCAACGGTGATCTGGTGCAGCTGGTCATGGAGGACGAGCACTGA